Proteins found in one Maridesulfovibrio sp. genomic segment:
- a CDS encoding pirin family protein, with product MRREIQHIFSGEQVHEGAGVKLHRAFGYFEAPLFDPFLMLDDFRSDNPEDYLKGFPWHPHRGIETITYLLKGDVEHGDSLGNSGITKAGNVQWMTAGSGIIHQEMPKGDGNGSMHGFQLWANLSSENKMVDPEYREISAEEIPVVKRDDGSRIKVIAGKIDGIAGPAKGIGIDPEYLDVSIPQGFEFIHPTKTGYTAFIYITAGEGTINGQKVVNRSLVLFDDGEELAVNTDETPLSFLLLTGKPIKEPIFWRGPIVMHTAEELEKAFKEYENGTFIKHSKPRGV from the coding sequence ATGAGGCGCGAAATTCAACACATATTTTCCGGCGAACAAGTCCACGAAGGCGCCGGGGTTAAGCTCCACCGGGCTTTCGGCTATTTCGAGGCCCCCCTTTTCGACCCCTTTCTTATGCTCGATGACTTCCGCTCCGATAATCCCGAGGATTACCTGAAAGGCTTTCCATGGCACCCCCACCGGGGGATCGAAACCATCACCTACCTGTTAAAAGGGGATGTGGAACACGGCGACAGCCTCGGCAACTCAGGAATTACTAAAGCCGGTAACGTGCAGTGGATGACAGCGGGAAGCGGGATTATACATCAGGAAATGCCAAAGGGCGATGGCAACGGTTCCATGCACGGCTTTCAGCTCTGGGCCAATTTAAGTTCTGAGAATAAAATGGTGGACCCTGAATACAGAGAAATTTCCGCCGAAGAAATTCCCGTTGTAAAACGCGATGACGGCAGCCGCATCAAAGTGATAGCCGGAAAAATTGACGGTATCGCGGGACCGGCGAAAGGCATCGGTATCGACCCTGAATATCTGGACGTGAGCATTCCCCAAGGATTTGAATTCATCCACCCAACAAAAACCGGCTACACGGCCTTCATTTATATCACTGCCGGCGAAGGCACTATTAACGGACAGAAGGTTGTAAACCGCTCACTGGTACTCTTCGACGATGGCGAGGAACTGGCTGTAAACACGGACGAGACACCTCTAAGTTTTCTGTTGCTGACCGGAAAACCGATCAAGGAACCGATATTCTGGCGCGGTCCCATCGTAATGCACACAGCTGAAGAGCTGGAAAAAGCTTTTAAAGAATACGAAAATGGAACTTTTATCAAACACTCTAAACCAAGAGGAGTATAA